From Saimiri boliviensis isolate mSaiBol1 chromosome 9, mSaiBol1.pri, whole genome shotgun sequence, a single genomic window includes:
- the SIRPB2 gene encoding signal-regulatory protein beta-2 isoform X2 gives MRSMMPAPTCLAHLLPCFLLPALVLVLSEASEQSSRNEWQVLQPEGPMLVAEGKTLLLRCMVVGSCTDGMIKWVKVSTQNQQEIYNFKRGSFPGVMPMIQWTSEPLNCDYSIYIHNVTREHTGTYHCVRFNRLSEHSEMKSEEGTSVLVKGAGDPEPDLWIIQPQELVLASTGDNVFLNCTVLGDGPPGPIRWFRGAGLSREAIYNFGGISHPKATAVRSSNNDFSILLQGVSNEDAGTYYCAKFQRKPNRQYLSGQGTRLKLKAKSTSFQEAEFTRERATEMSPTGLLVVFIPTVLGLKAMILAAVLLALATCWRSSGQEDFKTTGPAEP, from the exons ATGCGCTCCATGATGCCCGCCCCCACCTGCCTGGCCCACTTGCTTCCCTGCTTCCTGCTACCGGCTCTGGTCCTTGTCCTCTCAG AAGCCTCTGAGCAGAGCAGCCGGAATGAGTGGCAGGTGCTACAGCCTGAGGGCCCCATGCTGGTGGCAGAAGGCAAGACACTCCTACTGAGGTGTATGGTGGTTGGCTCCTGCACCGATGGTATGATAAAATGGGTCAAAGTGAGCACTCAGAACCAACAAGAAATTTATAACTTTAAACGTGGCTCCTTCCCTGGGGTGATGCCGATGATCCAATGGACATCAGAACCACTGAATTGCGATTATTCCATCTATATCCACAATGTCACCAGGGAGCACACTGGAACCTACCACTGTGTGAGGTTTAATCGTTTGAGTGAACACTCAGAAATGAAATCGGAGGAGGGCACCTCAGTGCTTGTGAAGG GAGCTGGGGACCCTGAACCAGACCTGTGGATCATCCAGCCCCAGGAACTGGTGTTGGCATCCACTGGAGACAATGTCTTTCTGAACTGCACAGTGCTTGGAGATGGTCCCCCCGGACCCATCAGGTGGTTCCGGGGAGCTGGTCTGAGCCGGGAGGCCATTTACAACTTTGGAGGCATCTCCCACCCCAAGGCGACAGCGGTGCGGTCCTCCAACAATGACTTCAGCATTCTTCTGCAAGGCGTCTCCAATGAGGATGCAGGCACCTATTACTGTGCAAAGTTTCAGAGGAAACCCAACAGGCAATACCTGTCTGGACAGGGCACCAGGCTAAAACTGAAAG CAAAGTCTACCTCTTTCCAAGAGGCAGAATTCACCAGGGAACGTGCAACTGAGATGTCTCCAACAG GCCTCCTGGTTGTGTTCATACCTACTGTCCTGGGGCTGAAGGCAATGATCTTGGCTGCAGTCCTGCTGGCCCTGGCTACCTGTTGGAGGAGCTCTGGGCAAGAAGATTTCAAGACCACAGGCCCAGCAGAGCCATGA
- the SIRPB2 gene encoding signal-regulatory protein beta-2 isoform X4 codes for MRSMMPAPTCLAHLLPCFLLPALVLVLSEASEQSSRNEWQVLQPEGPMLVAEGKTLLLRCMVVGSCTDGMIKWVKVSTQNQQEIYNFKRGSFPGVMPMIQWTSEPLNCDYSIYIHNVTREHTGTYHCVRFNRLSEHSEMKSEEGTSVLVKGAGDPEPDLWIIQPQELVLASTGDNVFLNCTVLGDGPPGPIRWFRGAGLSREAIYNFGGISHPKATAVRSSNNDFSILLQGVSNEDAGTYYCAKFQRKPNRQYLSGQGTRLKLKAAGFDF; via the exons ATGCGCTCCATGATGCCCGCCCCCACCTGCCTGGCCCACTTGCTTCCCTGCTTCCTGCTACCGGCTCTGGTCCTTGTCCTCTCAG AAGCCTCTGAGCAGAGCAGCCGGAATGAGTGGCAGGTGCTACAGCCTGAGGGCCCCATGCTGGTGGCAGAAGGCAAGACACTCCTACTGAGGTGTATGGTGGTTGGCTCCTGCACCGATGGTATGATAAAATGGGTCAAAGTGAGCACTCAGAACCAACAAGAAATTTATAACTTTAAACGTGGCTCCTTCCCTGGGGTGATGCCGATGATCCAATGGACATCAGAACCACTGAATTGCGATTATTCCATCTATATCCACAATGTCACCAGGGAGCACACTGGAACCTACCACTGTGTGAGGTTTAATCGTTTGAGTGAACACTCAGAAATGAAATCGGAGGAGGGCACCTCAGTGCTTGTGAAGG GAGCTGGGGACCCTGAACCAGACCTGTGGATCATCCAGCCCCAGGAACTGGTGTTGGCATCCACTGGAGACAATGTCTTTCTGAACTGCACAGTGCTTGGAGATGGTCCCCCCGGACCCATCAGGTGGTTCCGGGGAGCTGGTCTGAGCCGGGAGGCCATTTACAACTTTGGAGGCATCTCCCACCCCAAGGCGACAGCGGTGCGGTCCTCCAACAATGACTTCAGCATTCTTCTGCAAGGCGTCTCCAATGAGGATGCAGGCACCTATTACTGTGCAAAGTTTCAGAGGAAACCCAACAGGCAATACCTGTCTGGACAGGGCACCAGGCTAAAACTGAAAG CTGCAGGGTTTGACTTCTAG
- the SIRPB2 gene encoding signal-regulatory protein beta-2 isoform X1, protein MRSMMPAPTCLAHLLPCFLLPALVLVLSEASEQSSRNEWQVLQPEGPMLVAEGKTLLLRCMVVGSCTDGMIKWVKVSTQNQQEIYNFKRGSFPGVMPMIQWTSEPLNCDYSIYIHNVTREHTGTYHCVRFNRLSEHSEMKSEEGTSVLVKGAGDPEPDLWIIQPQELVLASTGDNVFLNCTVLGDGPPGPIRWFRGAGLSREAIYNFGGISHPKATAVRSSNNDFSILLQGVSNEDAGTYYCAKFQRKPNRQYLSGQGTRLKLKAKSTSFQEAEFTRERATEMSPTGECTYLSGVNESTLGKGAMNGLVMGREQSHTPGAHLPPRKLPGSHLNCSSGMPENHVTTAHLQQTLIARAMFSGELWLRGGELPGILSLGTHCEAMHSTGEHGFVDKSPGWSLFLV, encoded by the exons ATGCGCTCCATGATGCCCGCCCCCACCTGCCTGGCCCACTTGCTTCCCTGCTTCCTGCTACCGGCTCTGGTCCTTGTCCTCTCAG AAGCCTCTGAGCAGAGCAGCCGGAATGAGTGGCAGGTGCTACAGCCTGAGGGCCCCATGCTGGTGGCAGAAGGCAAGACACTCCTACTGAGGTGTATGGTGGTTGGCTCCTGCACCGATGGTATGATAAAATGGGTCAAAGTGAGCACTCAGAACCAACAAGAAATTTATAACTTTAAACGTGGCTCCTTCCCTGGGGTGATGCCGATGATCCAATGGACATCAGAACCACTGAATTGCGATTATTCCATCTATATCCACAATGTCACCAGGGAGCACACTGGAACCTACCACTGTGTGAGGTTTAATCGTTTGAGTGAACACTCAGAAATGAAATCGGAGGAGGGCACCTCAGTGCTTGTGAAGG GAGCTGGGGACCCTGAACCAGACCTGTGGATCATCCAGCCCCAGGAACTGGTGTTGGCATCCACTGGAGACAATGTCTTTCTGAACTGCACAGTGCTTGGAGATGGTCCCCCCGGACCCATCAGGTGGTTCCGGGGAGCTGGTCTGAGCCGGGAGGCCATTTACAACTTTGGAGGCATCTCCCACCCCAAGGCGACAGCGGTGCGGTCCTCCAACAATGACTTCAGCATTCTTCTGCAAGGCGTCTCCAATGAGGATGCAGGCACCTATTACTGTGCAAAGTTTCAGAGGAAACCCAACAGGCAATACCTGTCTGGACAGGGCACCAGGCTAAAACTGAAAG CAAAGTCTACCTCTTTCCAAGAGGCAGAATTCACCAGGGAACGTGCAACTGAGATGTCTCCAACAGGTGAGTGTACCTACCTCAGTGGAGTCAATGAGTCTACCTTAGGCAAGGGGGCCATGAATGGCTTGGTCATGGGAAGGGAGCAGTCCCACACTCCTGGGGCTCATCTGCCACCAAGAAAGCTCCCAGGATCTCATCTCAATTGCAGCTCTGGGATGCCAGAGAACCATGTTACAACAGCTCATTTGCAACAAACTCTCATTGCCAGGGCTATGTTTAGTGGGGAGCTTTGGTTGAGAGGTGGTGAGCTCCCTGGGATTCTTAGTTTAGGGACACACTGTGAGGCTATGCACAGCACTGGAGAACATGGCTTTGTAGATAAGTCTCCTGGATGGAGCCTCTTTCTAGTGTGA
- the SIRPB2 gene encoding signal-regulatory protein beta-2 isoform X3 has protein sequence MRSMMPAPTCLAHLLPCFLLPALVLVLSEASEQSSRNEWQVLQPEGPMLVAEGKTLLLRCMVVGSCTDGMIKWVKVSTQNQQEIYNFKRGSFPGVMPMIQWTSEPLNCDYSIYIHNVTREHTGTYHCVRFNRLSEHSEMKSEEGTSVLVKGAGDPEPDLWIIQPQELVLASTGDNVFLNCTVLGDGPPGPIRWFRGAGLSREAIYNFGGISHPKATAVRSSNNDFSILLQGVSNEDAGTYYCAKFQRKPNRQYLSGQGTRLKLKEFYMDH, from the exons ATGCGCTCCATGATGCCCGCCCCCACCTGCCTGGCCCACTTGCTTCCCTGCTTCCTGCTACCGGCTCTGGTCCTTGTCCTCTCAG AAGCCTCTGAGCAGAGCAGCCGGAATGAGTGGCAGGTGCTACAGCCTGAGGGCCCCATGCTGGTGGCAGAAGGCAAGACACTCCTACTGAGGTGTATGGTGGTTGGCTCCTGCACCGATGGTATGATAAAATGGGTCAAAGTGAGCACTCAGAACCAACAAGAAATTTATAACTTTAAACGTGGCTCCTTCCCTGGGGTGATGCCGATGATCCAATGGACATCAGAACCACTGAATTGCGATTATTCCATCTATATCCACAATGTCACCAGGGAGCACACTGGAACCTACCACTGTGTGAGGTTTAATCGTTTGAGTGAACACTCAGAAATGAAATCGGAGGAGGGCACCTCAGTGCTTGTGAAGG GAGCTGGGGACCCTGAACCAGACCTGTGGATCATCCAGCCCCAGGAACTGGTGTTGGCATCCACTGGAGACAATGTCTTTCTGAACTGCACAGTGCTTGGAGATGGTCCCCCCGGACCCATCAGGTGGTTCCGGGGAGCTGGTCTGAGCCGGGAGGCCATTTACAACTTTGGAGGCATCTCCCACCCCAAGGCGACAGCGGTGCGGTCCTCCAACAATGACTTCAGCATTCTTCTGCAAGGCGTCTCCAATGAGGATGCAGGCACCTATTACTGTGCAAAGTTTCAGAGGAAACCCAACAGGCAATACCTGTCTGGACAGGGCACCAGGCTAAAACTGAAAG AATTCTATATGGATCATTAA